The genome window TTCGCTGCTTCTACTGAGGCAAGTGCCTCGCCGCTCATTTTGGTACTCTCTGATTCCCTCTTTCCGATCTCTGACTTCAGCAGCTCATTTTCCTCCAAAAGACTCTGTAGCTCATTCTCTTTGTCTAATAAATTTCCTCTTAGATCTCCCAAAATTGACTCAGATTTCGTCAGTTGAGCAGCTAATTCAAACTCTTTATCAGCTGACTGCATTTGCTCGACATGCAGACTTAGCCCCTTATTCTCATCTGAAATGTGTTGCAGTTCAGCTTCTTTGTTCATCAGTTTTTCCTTTAGCTCTTGCACTTCAGATTTTGCTTCATTTAATTTTGCCTCCCATTCGGCATCCCTCTGAGTCAATTCGGATTTTGTGCGCTCCACTAGCTCGTAAGCACTTCTTATCTGCAAGGTGCTCTGTATGTATTCTTCCTGATACTTTCTCTCAGAAGCCTCCAAAGCAGCTCTTAATTGAAATACCTCGACTTGTATATTACTCAGCTCAATTTTTAGTTCATCAGCTTCCACATTTACGCTGTTTCCTTCTGAAGCTACAGAACTTTCTGAAGACTGGAGTTTGCTGACAAGTTCCTCCAAAGATGCCACTCGATCCTTTGATTTTTCCAACTCCAAAGACAAGGTTCTGCAGACGTCCATCGCTTTCAGACCTTCAGAACGTAGAGTATCCTCTGTCATTTTGGCCACTTCAAGCTGCATTTGAGCTTTGCTCACTTCTTCAAGTGAACAAGCCTCGGATTCCTTGCTATCATTAAGCTGATTTCTCAATTTCTCAGCCAATGTAAGGGTTTCCGTAAGTTCAACCCTTAAGCTTTGAATCTCAGCGTGAGCGGACTCAGCATGATGAGCTTGAGTGGCTTCAGAATCTGCCACTCGGTCCAGCTGAATTTTAAGTTTCTGAATTTCATTCAAGGCAGATGCCAAAGCAGCAGAGTCCAACTCATGCTGCTTCTGGATAGCCTCAAGCTCGGATTCCcatgctcggtctcgatcctGTGAGATCTTGCGCAACTCCAGCAGTCGAGCTTCCTCTGAATGTGAGAGCTCAACTAGCTGCTTCTTGGAATCCTCGAGCTTTTCTGACATAACGGCGAGCTGCTTTTTGGCTTCATCAGCATCCTGTTGAGCCCTTTTCTTCAATGATTCAGATGAACTGAGCTGGTCCTTCGCCTTCTTCAGCTCCTCTTGGAGTTGAGCAAGCTGAGTTTCCAAGTCGGACACTTTGCCTGGACGCTTCTTCTGTATTGCACAAAATAAGAGCAATGAGCATCACACTAAAATTAGGTACCTTTAAGTAGGAAAAGAACAAAAGATTAGGAACAGCAACAAGGGcaacccggtgcactaagctcccgctatgcgcggggtccggggaaggccggaccacaagggtctattatacgcaatcttaccctgcatttctgcaagaggctgtttccacggttCGAACCCGTGACTTCCTGGTTTCTAGCAAATACTGTGAGTGCCTTGAACTAACAAGTAACTGTGCAAGACAGTTTCTTCACTGACAACAGCGACATATATGGGAAGGCATCGTGCGTCAGAAACAAAGGGTTGTGCACTTACCGAAAGAAGATAACAACCTCAATCACTTTCAGCGAATGTAATATGTTAAATCAAGAATGGACATGATAACGACTAGTTTTTTTAGCATGAACGACGAGCAAGGATCAAAAGCTTAATGAGAGGACATATTTTACCTAAATCCTAGTTGACATAACTATTTGTAGACCTTCAAATAAAAGCTTTTTTTCTCTTTGAGTAAGACCATACATTTTTCTTTGAGGATGGAACAGGAGTAATACCATACATATTGTGACAGAAAGGAAACAATTTTAGTTGTACCAATTAGTCAGAAAAGCCATTTAAGAAATTTTGACATTCATTTTGACATTCCAAGCATAGTCATAAAAGCCAATTGAGATGTACTGAATATCCAAGCTTAACACATAACTCAATTACCTCTATCACTGGACTCCAAGCTTAACACATAACTCAATTACCTCCATCACTGGACTCCGAGGCGACCGGCGACCAACAACTTTCGGACTCCTGTCTTTAGGTGTCCTGCTTGCTGGATTTGGAGATGAAACAGAATCAGCATCTGAACCCGGAGTCTTGAGTTTTCGAGTTGTCTTTGGTGTAGCAGGAGATGTCCTTTGTGGCACCTCCACAGAAACAGTTCTTCAACAACATGGAAGAAGATGAATGAGATAGTCAAACAACTAGTGCAGATAATAACGTAATTCTCAAACGACGTGACAAATACGGGCTCACAGATTAGTAAAAGGgaagcccggtgcactaagctcccgctatgcatggggtccggggaagggtcgGAGCACAAGGGTCTGTTGTATGCAACCTTACCCTGTATTTctacaagaggctgtttccagggctcgaacccatgacctcctggtcacatggcaacaactttaccagttacgccaaggctcccgtTCAAAGATTAgtatcaaattttattttaaaatgtatatCAATTCTCCTTTTTTGCACAGTAATTGTTTTGGCAAAAGCTTTACTACCGGCTTCTTTTAGAGCACAATCAGTCTTCAAAGATGTTCCATTTGTATTACCAATATGTTACAGAAGTTTACATGTGATATTTTTCAAGATGATCACCCATTTTTATGATAGATGCGATATCAGACTATAACATAATGCTTTAACTTCCTTCTTACTGGGAACAAATGCACTAAACTAGAAGGCAATAATTGAATCTGAAAACCTATAGATgataaattattttgctaaaaCACTCTTGAACTCTTAAATTTATCTACATTTATCAAATGAATAACAAAACCAATGTTCCGGTCTCATGAAGAGAgaggaaaattaaaaaaagagcGCCCGGTGTACAAAGTATCCGATGTCCACGCAGGGTCCGAGGAAGGGCCATACCCCAAGGGGTGTAATGTAGGCAGCCTACAGCCCTACCTGATGCAAGCATCAGTGtctgattccacggctcgaactcgtgatctaTAGGTCAAATGAAGACAACTTGACCGTTGTTCCAAGATTTCCCTTCAAGAGAGAGGAAAATacgaaaggaaaaaaaaaaggcaagGGTTGAATTATCTGCAAGAGATCAATAGATGCAAAATAGAAGGTCATAAACAACAACATGAATGAATTAGAAATAGTAATACCTGGATTTTGGTGTCTGCATATTAATTTACTCTCAGCAGTAAATGTAGAAATGAGAAACTAAATGAGCTTTGTACTAAAGGCCACCTGACCTACAACATTCAGAGGATTCCTTAGCTGAGAAAAAAATTGTAATGTATGACATATGCAAAAGACAAATAAGGGTTCATGACTAATCTGTAAATTTTAATCCACATTCAAATTTGGAAATCAAATTAAACAAACAACACTGTCCCTTCAAAGAAACTCCAGATAAACTACCTCCACTCCACCAACCAAACCTACAATGGAAAAAGAAGAAACCAAAAAAaggacccaaaaaaaaaaagcaactcGGTGCACTAAGCTCATGCTACGTGCGGGGTCTGggaaagggccggaccacaagggtctattgtacgcagccttaccctgcatttctgcaagaagcTGTTTCCGCGAATCGAACTCATGACATTCgagtcacatggcaacaactttaccagttacatcAAGGCTCTTTAAAAAAAACACAATGGAGAAAAGTGAAAAAGAAAAGTTGCAATCAAATATCATTACTTAAGCCATGTAtccactttttttctttttctttatctttacTCCTGTTCTCACACTGTATAAAAATAACATCTTTGGGACAACATTGAACATAATAAAATGACATTTGAAACCACATTTCAACAAATATCTCAAAAGTGAACATGAAACCAATGACTTTTTTGAGACACAATCAGATGAAATGATTCCCAAACTTGGGAAtctttcttattttatatttctTGAACTAACGAAACCTTAGACAAAAAGATAGAAATAAACCAAAAAAAACACAAACAAggaaacagtaaaggaaaaacaTTTCTTTTTTAACTAAACAACATTAGTACAAGGATAAAGCAGGAAAGACAACTGAGAACCCGTGAAGATACCAAAAACGACAACAGATGCAACAGCAAAACAGGACCATTTAACTCAACTCCAAAGCAGAATATTCATGTTTTCAAGAAGAAAAGAGTTAGTTGGGCTTTGGGTACTTGATCATTTTCATAAACTACGCTTCAACTTTTCATGTTTGACTGAGGTTATATAGATCTAAAGAAACTACAAACACttcaatttaaagcatttgaATTTGCGGAAACAGCCTCTCTCCAGTTCAAGGGTTGGAGTAAGGTTGCCTACATACCATTCTCTCCATACAACACTCGTGGGATTACACagatttgttgttgttgaagcCAAAAACTCAACCCACATTGTAAAACAAAACCAATATTTCCTCAAAGATAGAAACTTTATCAAAAAAGAAAACAACCCACATGAGAAATCAATGCTCTAAGCAAATACAGCTCTCCAGACCTCAGTCTGCTTTTGTTGTTGAAGCCAAAAACTCAACCCACATTGTAAAACAAAACTAATATTTCCTCAAAGATAAAAACTTCATCAAAAAAGAAAACAACCCACATAAGAAATCAATAGCCTAAGCAAATATAGCTACATTAAACCCATGAATACATcaaaaagattcaaactttaatAAAAGAACAACAATAACACATGTAAATATTGAACATTCTTAGATAAACCAGAAAGATAAACTCAAGTTTTCTTGTGAAAATACAAACCAGCAGCTAATAAAAAATTTtgcagaaagaaaaagaaaaactcaCTCAAGctccaagaagaagaagaagaagcctaGAAAGAGGAGAAAGAAAGTGAGGTGAAGAGCTCGAGGGGTTAGCTTATTTTTTGCATACAATAAGCCCTGAGAAAGAGAGCAGTAGCTTCAACTCAGCTGTATGCTGTTTCCCAAGACACACAACTCTGTTTATTTTTTCCTCTCTTCTTTCTCTTCCTCTATGTAGTTTTGTTTTTGTTAGTTAGGACTTAGGAACCAAACAAGAAATACTCTTTCCATATCAATTTATTTCATGCACTTTATTTTTTAGTTTATCacaaaaaaatgatattttgtggtctcaatttaaatttaaatttcttattttatttttaatttgagcatttataatcacacaaacaTCAAAGTAATTCACGTAATTatagataatttaattttaaagtaATTTTTAATTGTATAGTGTATTTTAAATagtaaattacaaaaaaaaactttaaaaaaattTGTGCTTAGTCAAATAAGAAAAAGGGATAAAAAAGAAGAATTAATCTAAATAATCGTCAATCTAaccgcttaaattaaaaataatatatactctctccgttccaatttatgtgaacatgtttgattgggcacgaaatttaagaaaaatgaaattttttggaatttgtggtcctaaacaattcaaaaagaggcccagagtatttgtgtggttataaaagtttctcattaagggtaaaattataagtttaagcaaaattgtttccaaatttagaaagggattattctttttgaaacggatcaaaaaggaaataggttcacataaactagaacggagatagtaatatatatatatatatatatatatatatatatatatatataattgtatataattaaccagaaaaaataaataataaatttatttGGTTATTTATGTAAAGATGTGCTGGAGAAATTTAATGCTCACGCTCGAGAAACACGCGCTTGGCAACGCTCTACTGGATGTGATGGGGCCCACAAGGAACAGGTGAGTTAATGAGTCCGCTCCTGCTTCCTGAAATCTCCAATGTCTTTTACCAAACCAAACACAGATTGAATAGATTCCCTCTTGTTTTCTATTCCCTTTGACAGTAACTCTACTTTCAAATTGTTTTGCTTATTTTGTACTTTGTTGGTCAAGAAAACTATATTTGGtctatttaaaatttaaattgaCAGTGACAAGTGTGTATACGTACACATGGAAGATTCGATTTTATAATTTATTATGAATGTTATTTTTAGTATAATaatcaaatttatcaaaaattaataaaaaataatataagagATTTctaaaaacaacataataagctTTTGACAAGTGAGGGTTGCTCGATTGGTAAAACACCACCACCCACGATCGTTAGGTCCTGAGTTCGAGTCACGCTGGTGGTGAAGTGTGGAAACACTATAAatcctcctaatttgggagagaatttttttttaaaaaaaataataagtttTTAAAAGGACAATTTCTTCTAATACCAGACTATTATTATAATTAATGGACCAAAGAATTGTAATGGATGCATAATATCCCTCCATTTTTGATTAACAGTATCGAACCTACaaataaaaattttaataaaaaatacttCCCGCTTTAATGGACCATCGCGGCGCGAATATGATTAGCTGAGCCTCCAATATAAAATTGAATACTAGGTCAAAAACTCAAAATTCGATTAATTCATATTTGTGCCATAAAATGTCATTttcaggggtcgtttggtttAATGACAAGTTATTATGAAATTAGTTATACTGAGATTAATTATGTTGAAATTACTACTCCAACATCTGACATGTATAAGTTATTCTGGTATTATTTTTAATCACAAGATTAATAATTAAACAAGGAACAGGGCGATACAGAATTTTTATcccaaaattatttttgtttatcCATCGTTATCGCAGTTCTAAATGCAATGCCTGTGGAAACTTGGCACCAAATTAACTAGGATAAAAATGACAACTTCTTTCCTCTCGTTCATTGAAGCAAATGTGACAACTTGGCATCCGAAAGTCCTACTATTGCAAACAACCAAATTAGCATAAAAATGACTGTCTAAAAAACATTAATGAAACATTTGCATGTGTAAACGACAATAATGTTTGTAAGTGTCTTATCAACTACTCTCTCGTCACTTTTGCTTTAATATTTTAACTTTTCACgtcccttaaaaaataataaataaattacataatTTATCATGTTATTCATATTAATTAAtacatattttattaaatttgagaaaatgatttaaaatggtaataaatattgtgggtaaaataagaaaaaatttgttgtcttctcttgatatacGTAAAGTACCAAGTAAAAGTAAACATCTATTCTTAATATACATATCAAGTAAAATGATATGAGGAAGTAATAAGTAGCTAGTTAAATTATGCTTAGCTTTTGGATGTCCCAATATTAATAGCTGCTAATTGATTTGTTCAAAAGTTAATCGCATAATTGCTTGTTGCTTTCACTCTGAGTAAAGTTTAAGGATTTGATATCAACTTTTCTCTTATTTATTTcctttccatctttatttttcttttacacTTTATTCTTGCAAATTTATTCACGAAGCATATTTCATGTGTTAACGAATTTGGATCCAACATGATTAACGTTTATCTTgaataaaaacaaaatatttatgTACACTGACACAAAATTATAAACTTATGACTCATATCTTTTATGCAGCTAGAGATTTTCGAATCATGTTTTAATTTTCAATCATTTTGTCtaaatatttatttcatttatcactCTGAATAAAGAGTGAGCATTGATAAAATTATTGTAATATAATTGTTACAAATTGCATAAAGctaaactaaaattaaaaaaagaagttATTTTGATCTCTCACCATTTCAGTTAAAGATTA of Nicotiana tomentosiformis chromosome 7, ASM39032v3, whole genome shotgun sequence contains these proteins:
- the LOC104103229 gene encoding interactor of constitutive active ROPs 2, chloroplastic-like isoform X1, giving the protein MQTPKSRTVSVEVPQRTSPATPKTTRKLKTPGSDADSVSSPNPASRTPKDRSPKVVGRRSPRSPVMEKKRPGKVSDLETQLAQLQEELKKAKDQLSSSESLKKRAQQDADEAKKQLAVMSEKLEDSKKQLVELSHSEEARLLELRKISQDRDRAWESELEAIQKQHELDSAALASALNEIQKLKIQLDRVADSEATQAHHAESAHAEIQSLRVELTETLTLAEKLRNQLNDSKESEACSLEEVSKAQMQLEVAKMTEDTLRSEGLKAMDVCRTLSLELEKSKDRVASLEELVSKLQSSESSVASEGNSVNVEADELKIELSNIQVEVFQLRAALEASERKYQEEYIQSTLQIRSAYELVERTKSELTQRDAEWEAKLNEAKSEVQELKEKLMNKEAELQHISDENKGLSLHVEQMQSADKEFELAAQLTKSESILGDLRGNLLDKENELQSLLEENELLKSEIGKRESESTKMSGEALASVEAAKTAEREALIKLGDLTEEADRSSRKVARVTEELDAAQTANSEMETELRRLKVQCDQWRKAAEAAASMLTTGNNGKYVERTGSLDYHTIGGKLGSPLLDDLEDDSPKKKNNNMLKRIGVLLKKGQK
- the LOC104103229 gene encoding interactor of constitutive active ROPs 2, chloroplastic-like isoform X2, whose amino-acid sequence is MSEKLEDSKKQLVELSHSEEARLLELRKISQDRDRAWESELEAIQKQHELDSAALASALNEIQKLKIQLDRVADSEATQAHHAESAHAEIQSLRVELTETLTLAEKLRNQLNDSKESEACSLEEVSKAQMQLEVAKMTEDTLRSEGLKAMDVCRTLSLELEKSKDRVASLEELVSKLQSSESSVASEGNSVNVEADELKIELSNIQVEVFQLRAALEASERKYQEEYIQSTLQIRSAYELVERTKSELTQRDAEWEAKLNEAKSEVQELKEKLMNKEAELQHISDENKGLSLHVEQMQSADKEFELAAQLTKSESILGDLRGNLLDKENELQSLLEENELLKSEIGKRESESTKMSGEALASVEAAKTAEREALIKLGDLTEEADRSSRKVARVTEELDAAQTANSEMETELRRLKVQCDQWRKAAEAAASMLTTGNNGKYVERTGSLDYHTIGGKLGSPLLDDLEDDSPKKKNNNMLKRIGVLLKKGQK